The genomic stretch CGCCCCGTCGATACCATTGCGTCCTCACGCTCGATTTATTGATCCGCAATTCGTGATCAATATGTAACAACCCCCCGGGGAACGACGTGCACAGCGCGCTGCGGGGCGCTGTGCATGCACCAAGAACGGGCTCAGCCCCCGCGCGCAATGCAGCGGCGGTTGCGCACCAGGCTGCTGGCCACGGCTAGGAAGATCACCACGAAGCCGATCACGACCCAGCCAGGAAGCAGGATGCCGAGAATAGGCGGGTAGGCCGTCTCGCAGAGGCCGGCCACTTTGAACACGCTCGGCAGCCAGTGCGCAGGCGGTAGGCTGTCGACGATCGGCTGTAGCGTGTCGAAACCGCAGCTTAAGCCCGGGTACAGCTGGATCTGCAGATGGTACAGGGCAGTACCGGCACCGGCCAGTGCGGAAATTACAATCAGCAGCTCGATCATAGCGAGGCTACGCCAGCTGCGTAGGCAGGTGCCGAAGAAGGAGAAGATCGCGATCAACGCG from Burkholderia sp. encodes the following:
- a CDS encoding disulfide bond formation protein B; translation: MNDFSLSQRRERRLLTLLGVVCVALLAGALYLQFIKGEDPCPLCIIQRYFFALIAIFSFFGTCLRSWRSLAMIELLIVISALAGAGTALYHLQIQLYPGLSCGFDTLQPIVDSLPPAHWLPSVFKVAGLCETAYPPILGILLPGWVVIGFVVIFLAVASSLVRNRRCIARGG